One Persicobacter psychrovividus DNA window includes the following coding sequences:
- a CDS encoding PH domain-containing protein: MKKFSKKITKGDWFRLVLSVAYIALFFQEEGPWYFNVFISLFVIIALSQSFGIKYKVADGKLMVTMGPFKAKEVNLNDINALTVIENHAMFGGHHLEVKYNTYDTLKIYPSKEQDFIEALKGKNVSIAV, from the coding sequence ATGAAAAAGTTCTCCAAGAAAATCACAAAAGGCGATTGGTTCCGTTTGGTGTTAAGTGTTGCTTATATAGCCTTATTTTTTCAGGAAGAAGGACCATGGTATTTCAATGTCTTTATTTCTCTTTTTGTTATCATCGCGCTATCGCAAAGCTTTGGTATAAAATATAAAGTGGCTGATGGGAAATTAATGGTAACGATGGGTCCCTTTAAAGCAAAAGAAGTCAATTTAAACGACATCAATGCCCTTACAGTGATAGAAAACCACGCTATGTTTGGGGGACACCATCTTGAAGTGAAGTACAATACATACGATACGTTAAAGATTTACCCTTCCAAAGAGCAAGATTTTATTGAGGCATTAAAAGGTAAGAATGTGAGCATAGCGGTTTAA
- a CDS encoding PH domain-containing protein, which yields MQFRSKIDWWFFGPIFLLLFGISFLGGTNDGAFWVVFSIDMATILFVLYVLLSTKYWLDEQQLIVTCGILMRKEISIDKIQSIKKTYNMMSSPACSFDRIEVKYGKYEGVIISPKNRKAFIDEILRVNPKVEVHESLNMS from the coding sequence ATGCAATTTCGCTCCAAAATAGACTGGTGGTTTTTCGGGCCAATATTCCTGTTGTTGTTTGGGATCTCCTTTTTGGGAGGAACCAACGATGGAGCTTTTTGGGTAGTTTTCAGCATTGATATGGCCACTATCCTTTTCGTTTTATATGTATTGTTGAGTACCAAATATTGGTTGGACGAACAGCAATTGATTGTTACTTGTGGTATCTTAATGCGAAAGGAAATCTCCATTGACAAAATCCAGTCAATCAAAAAGACCTACAATATGATGAGTTCACCCGCTTGTTCTTTTGATCGGATCGAGGTGAAGTATGGCAAGTATGAAGGGGTGATTATCTCTCCTAAAAATAGAAAAGCTTTTATTGATGAGATCCTGAGGGTTAATCCGAAGGTGGAGGTTCATGAATCTTTAAATATGTCTTGA
- a CDS encoding PH domain-containing protein produces MIFRSKINYWLFFAIMMPLFIGFYGDVSGWEIRWPWLVFVASMICIHGYWYYSTFYKIGNGKLSVKSGWWFYKELLIRDIGQIRPKNSVLTAPALSPKRLEIDFKNGEKLMISPRKEKVFLDQLVEINPQIKIMTK; encoded by the coding sequence ATGATTTTCCGTTCCAAAATAAATTATTGGCTTTTCTTTGCCATAATGATGCCCTTGTTTATCGGGTTTTATGGAGATGTGTCTGGATGGGAAATTAGATGGCCGTGGTTGGTGTTTGTTGCTTCCATGATTTGTATTCATGGCTATTGGTATTATTCGACTTTTTATAAAATTGGGAACGGTAAGCTGAGCGTGAAATCGGGTTGGTGGTTTTACAAAGAATTATTGATCCGTGATATTGGTCAGATTAGACCAAAAAATAGTGTGCTGACTGCTCCTGCACTGTCCCCCAAGCGTTTGGAGATTGACTTTAAGAATGGTGAAAAATTGATGATCTCACCACGGAAAGAGAAAGTCTTCCTCGATCAATTGGTTGAGATTAACCCACAAATCAAAATAATGACCAAATAA
- a CDS encoding ECF-type sigma factor, with translation MSEQQQEVTQLLNLAKDGAEDFDAGRLYEMVFSQMHQIAESLYRRERADHTLQPTILVNEAFMSLIGQDHIDWKSRAHFFAVGAQAIRRILIQHARKKHALKRGGDYTKVELDKAVNIREEEGDQLLAIEEALKELELVHERQAKVVEMKFFADMKMEEIATALGVSKRTVEVDWTVARAWLKRYMAEQLLND, from the coding sequence ATGAGCGAGCAACAACAAGAAGTTACTCAATTATTGAATTTGGCCAAGGATGGAGCTGAGGACTTTGATGCTGGGAGGCTTTACGAGATGGTGTTTAGCCAAATGCACCAAATAGCAGAAAGTCTGTATCGTCGTGAACGCGCTGATCATACCCTGCAACCTACCATTTTGGTGAATGAGGCTTTTATGAGCTTGATCGGTCAGGATCATATCGATTGGAAATCTCGTGCCCACTTTTTTGCTGTTGGTGCGCAGGCAATCCGTCGAATTTTGATTCAGCATGCCCGAAAAAAGCACGCTTTGAAACGTGGAGGTGATTATACAAAAGTAGAGCTGGACAAGGCGGTGAACATCCGTGAGGAAGAAGGCGATCAACTGTTAGCGATTGAAGAGGCTTTGAAAGAACTGGAATTGGTGCATGAGCGTCAGGCCAAAGTTGTAGAGATGAAGTTCTTTGCTGATATGAAAATGGAAGAAATCGCAACGGCTTTGGGGGTCTCCAAACGTACCGTGGAGGTCGATTGGACAGTCGCCCGTGCTTGGCTCAAACGCTATATGGCCGAGCAGTTGTTGAACGACTAA
- a CDS encoding PH domain-containing protein, whose protein sequence is MYGATSVIIFFILTHIQYQIEGKKLVVFTLFKKWTIPISEIKEIKKNYSRHIAPACHFDRLEIFYGEDEKIYISPKDVEGLVRGLLEVNPQIRVDFL, encoded by the coding sequence ATTTATGGAGCAACTTCTGTCATTATTTTTTTTATTCTTACACATATCCAATACCAAATAGAAGGGAAGAAATTGGTGGTTTTTACCCTCTTTAAAAAGTGGACTATACCTATTTCTGAGATTAAGGAGATCAAAAAGAATTATTCAAGACATATTGCGCCTGCCTGTCATTTTGATCGATTGGAGATTTTTTATGGGGAAGATGAAAAGATTTATATCTCGCCTAAAGATGTGGAGGGTTTGGTGAGGGGGTTACTGGAGGTTAATCCTCAGATACGTGTTGATTTTCTCTAA